In the Xiphias gladius isolate SHS-SW01 ecotype Sanya breed wild chromosome 7, ASM1685928v1, whole genome shotgun sequence genome, CGCTTCATCAGGGAAAATAGAGCACAGGAACTCTGAGACAAGCACGCGCTCAAGTAGCACCCCAAGTATCCCACAGTCCCTGGCTGACAATGGCCTGGAACCCTTCAATGAGACAAATATTCTCCCAGACTTTGGAAGCCCAATTTGGGTGGATCGTGTGGCCATGAATCTGCGACCTGTGTCCTTTCACAATGACCTTACCAATCCCTCAGTGCACATGAATACAATGCACATAACCCTACCTGGCCCCACTGCGGAGGAGGTGCAGGACGAAGACGTGTACACTGGCGAGGTAACATACCTGCAGAAGACCCGGGACGGGACCAAGGAGACCCTCAGCTTCAAGAAGAAGAGGTCTAAGTCTGCGGACATGTGGCGAGATGACAGCCTGGAGTTCTCCCTGTCAGATCTCAGCCAAGAGCACCTGACCAGCACAGAAGAAATCATAGACCCCGCCAACGAGAGAGCTTTCACTGACTGCGAAGGCCACCTGCAGTCCAGCCCCACAGACTCAACTGACAGGGCAAACTCCCTGGACGAGCTGTACAGCCAGAAGGGCTCTGCCCGCAGGCAACCCCATGGCCGCTACGCCAAGTGGCACGACGCCAACAGGGCTATCAGGGAGGGCGAGGATGATAAGATGCTCTCCCCGTCAGAGGAGGATGGGAACGCTTACGGTGCATTCACCCTCCCTTGCCGGCGTTCTCACTGCCTGTCGGAAGGCCTTAGCAGCCAGCAAGCTGCCATGTGTGCCAGTATGCAGGGCAGGAGGGCACAGACTATACAGGTAAGAGGTAGCACAGTGTGAAGTGGTGCGGATCTTTTACACAACTAATTTGGctcaaataattttcatttaaaatatggcACAGTTCATAGAAAATGGAACAAATAATTTTCTCTATCCATGAATATGTAAACGGTGTATTAATGTCTGTTATTCTCTGACCTTATTGAGATGTCAGGAtcctgaaatgttgaaaatatgtCACGgctcttttgttctctttagACACCGTATGAAAAGCTATGCAGAATCTTAATGCAGTCTGGTGGCATCACCAATAAAACGGCAttcctcattcattttttttcccccccactgTGTCTGAGCATTTCCTCTGCTGCATTCACCTCACAGATAATAAGCTGCTGAAACAGATGAAGTGTAAAAAGAAATCTTGTGTCAAGGGAGCGATGTGTTGTTTCCAGAtgaaactgttgtttttcttgggagAGGAGACGGCGATGATGGGAGGGGGGGAGCAGAGCTTAAAGTCACTCCCTGTTTGAAATGCCTCAGTCTTTTGTTATGATAATGAGGGGAGGCCTGTGGAAGAGTGTAACAGTAAAACGTGTATGGTGGCCCTGTCACTGCGGGGCACCGTCAGCCCTGGTGAATGGAGCTCTGGAGCGCATGATTGGGTCATGTGACCAGATGGAGATACTGAGCTCGGTGTAACCCCCTTCGTCTCCCAGGAGCCTTTGGCCATGTGGGTAGGAGAGGGCAGACCCTACGGTGCCACAGGCAGGGCAGGCTGTACTCACACAGCACTAAACGCTTTGCTGGGAGTAATTAATTTTGAGGAGAGCCTCAGGATTAAGCAACCCACGGACTCTCGTTAGGCCTCTGTAGCCacagtttttacatgtttgctttACAAGACTGGCTCTACCCTGTATCCACAGAGAGAGCTTAGTTGCTAGTCAGCGTAGGAGTTGTTGTTGACTGGCTGCCTTCTTAGTGATGAAGAAAACGTGGCTGCCATGCTGTCTCACCTGTCCTTTGCTTCTGCCACGACCCAGGATGTCACAGCGGGGGAGGGCAGCGAGTACGAGGACAGTGGCATCGACGGGGTGACAGTGGAGGCAGAGCACCAATCCAGACGTTACAAGACCATGTCGGCCTCCTTTTCCGTGTGCTCGGCGCACGGTAGGAGCATGTTCGCCGGCAGCgacagcggcagcagcagtggcGGCGGGGCCAGTGAGTGTGTACAGGGTGTGTACGAGAACTTTCGTCAGGAACTGGAGATGAGCTCCTGCCAGACGGAGAGCTTGGAAGAGGCGGGGTCGGCCTTAAGTGATGAGCAGAGCAATATGAGCTCCGCCTACCAGTCTGACCCGTTGCTCAGTGTCGCTCAGGGGATGGTGCGCAAGGCTGGCAGGCTTGCTGTTAAGAACTTCCTCGTacataaaaagaacaagaaagtgGAGTCAGCCACAAGGCGCAAGTGGAAAAGTTACTGGGTTTCCCTAAAAGGTTTGTTATACCCTCAGTGTGTCCATAACATTTACACTTTATTCCATTATCTCAGTGTCAGTACAGCTCAGTCAACACGGCACGCTTTTGATGTTTAGTTTTTTACTGACATACAGTAGCTTATGCAGAAACACTTGAAATCCAATCTACTTCAACTAAGCTCTGTAAACCATGCTTTGATACAAGCATGATTCAAACCCCATTATCAAATTTTATGCCATTTGACTGggctttaaattaaatcagtACTCTAGTGATCATGATGCCTCCCTCGCTGATATCTCAGCCATGCAGCCTGCACTTCTTAATGTTGGCCACTGGAGAGCAGAATTAAATTGCTTGAGCAaatcttgctttaaaaaaaaaaaaaatctgtatcaTTGTTATTCTTTCCTAGATATTGGGGCCAGCAGGCATCTGTGTTGTCAAGTAACAAATAGATTGTTTTGGTTCTCCAGGTTGCACTCTGTTCTTCTATGAGACTGATGGCCGCTCAGGGATCGACAACAACAGTATTCCCAAGCATGCCATCTGGGTAGAGAACAGTATTGTCCAGGCTGTACCAGAGCATCCCAAAAAGGACTTTGTCTTCTGTCTCAGCAACTCCCTGGGAGATGCCTTTTTGTTCCAGGTAAGAGAATGCTTAAGTGTCATCTGATCTGTGAGTAAGTGGGCAAACGTTACCATGACCTATTTGtactctgttttctctcatttcgTGCTGTGTAAATTCTGATTTGCTATTAAAATTAGCAGTGGATCAACACAGAGAAGGCAAATAAAGAGCCTTTTATTGTGAATGTCAAGGTGCTGGTGTGCTGTTTTAACATCTGACATTTCGTTGTCCGTCGCCACGCAGACCTGCAGCCAGACAGAGCTGGAGAACTGGATCACAGCCATCCACTCGGCCTGCGCCACCGCCGTCGCCCGCCAGCACCACAGAGAGGACACGGTGCGGCTGCTCCGCGCCGAGATCAAGAAGCTGGAGCAGAAGATTGACATGGAcgagaagatgaagaagatggGAGACATGCAACTGTCCGCCGTCACTGACAccaagaagaggaagacaatCCTTGATCAAGTaggttttattcttcttttcccCCCGAGCTTGTCTCTCTCAGAAGTCCCACGTCAGGTGATTGCGTGGGGTTTTGAGAAGTATTATCCTGATGAGTTTGCAAATTTGATTGGTTCTCTGAGGAAGTCGGGGAATATCAGGCAAATTTAGAAAGTCATTTCACAGAAATATACTAgaacatgtttttcaaaattgtatAAATACATTGTTCTGACCAGTTcaacattataaaaacaattattctGAGAGTGTAATGACCAGACATTAAATTTTGACTGGTCAAGTACGGGGCAATAAACACCATTTGTAAAGAATGTTACATGTATCTGGATAATTTCAAATCttgaattaaaatataatatagaaACAAAATCGACGGAGCAGCTTcctcaaatgtgaaaacaacatctGATCAGTTTTGATCATCCTTATGGGCCACACCATTTACGTGTCATTCAATCCAGTATGAAAGTACTGCTGGTATTGGAACTACCTAAGATGGAATGATACAAAGACAATGGGCCAGCTTTGTCAGTATCTGATTTTAGCAAAGTAGCAGATAAACTCCTGGAGTAACACGAGCTCTCGCCATCAACCTCCTGCTGCTTTTGTGACTGTTGACACAACTGCTAAACTTCAAAGAGTAGGAGATTTGCTCCAAGATGAACTTCAGCTTCACTTAAGAAGCAAACTACTGTAGTCTTTAAGATGTTTTCCACTCCTCCTGGTCCAGGGCTGTAGTGACAATAACAAGCATTATTTTCAGATCATATTCAAGTTATGTATTATTTGCTTAATTACAAGCTTCACATGAGTGGGTGTTTCAATATCAGTATCCCCAAGTTGTTCTAATGGAAGAAACAGGAGATGGGCAAAGACGCagaaggaggcagagggagggattAAGTAACAGATCTTGGAGGTATCATCTGCCTAGAGGCTGTTGATGCTACACACCTATCGGCTCCagggtgctttttttttttttttttgttttttaacatggTATGCATTTGGCACCAGTCGATAGCCTGCCACTCTCTCAATTAATTGCAAAGCTCATATTGTCTTTAATAGGTTTGTTTACAGAGAAGGGCGATCAAATGGCCTTTTGTTTGATCAGTTAGGTAGTGCTTGGTTGGAGCGGCTCTGTTTGGCAGTGTCAGGTTTCACATTGTGCAGAGCTGAATGGATACAGGCCTGCTCCTTAGAAAGCTGAAACACTCCCAGCCTCTATCTGCCAGTGGAATGTGCAGTAttgtttctttctcatctctggGCTACTTGGCAGTGATACAGAGCCCTCCGCCATGGCGCTGGCCGCCTCTTCGAAACACCAGTGCAGTTCCGTGACTGGGAGGGGACGGCCCAGTGAATAATCACAATGTCCTGCTCTACTGCCCCAGTAAACATCAAATCATTAGGTGTAGAGATCACACACTGGCAAAACTTGGAGCCTCTGGGGGAGAGAAGAGATTCTCCATCTTGGTCTGGAGTTGACAAACAAGAGCCTTGATGACCAATTAATTGGATGTATTGTTGTGTCCCTCTCACTCGGCAGATCTTTCTGTGGGAGCAGAACCTGGAGCAGTTTCACATGGATCTATTCCGCTTCAGGTGCTACCTTGCCAGCCTGCAGGGGGGTGAGCTGCCCAACCCCAAACGCCTCCTGGCCTTTGCCTCCCGCCCTACCAAGCTGGCAATGGGCCGACTGGGTatattctctgtctcttccttccATGCACTGGTAAATATCACTCTTTGCTCCTTCATGTTTATTACATTCCCTTTATTAAATCTGGTTTTATCAAGCATTGTCATGACTCGCATTTATATAACATCTTAggttttcattttatgtatttacattcacattgTGAACATTtgatattaaatatttgaaGGACCAGGTATACTTCAGCAACACAAACTTTAGTTGCTGCAGGGGATTAAACCTGTAACCTTTCAGTTGTAAAATGGACTCTGTCAAACTCTGTTCTCCTTTTTTATATGGAGGTTCCTTAGATTGTAGGCAGagcaaaatactgtatcttccTCAAAATACACATTGGCATCATTGAGTACACGTAGTGACTCTCGCAGCAGGGCGATTGATTCCAGAAACTAAAATGTGTTGTGTCAAACCACTTTTTTCCATAATGGCTGCTATTTTGGAGTCCGGGTCTTGCGCAGGGCAACTGTTTGGGAGGTTTAGGTTCAGTTTCGGCCTCCCACTGCTGCGCTGGAGTTACGCACTCCACAGCTAAAAGCACTGGCAGTAcaggaaaacatttatttgatttttagaGTTTGCAGATCAGTGAGGTTCCTTTTTGTCCCCTCCCCACTAACGCGGTGCGGAATGAGTGCCTAGGTTAAGTTAAGAGCATGTTCGCCCCTACGTGCACAGAGCTGTTCTAATGCCTACTTCAGCATATTTTTAAAGACCATTTAGTCTTGCCTCTTCACAGACGAGTAGCCTAGAAATGTCAGGTTGTGTACGAATCTGCATGAGCCCAGTGCTCATGTGTGAAATAGACATGACAGTTCCATATCTGTATGTTCACTAtttatcacagtaaaagccaAGTAACCCCTTTAACTCAGTTTATTTAACGAGATTCTTCAGTTAAGTTAAGTTATTATAGCAATCGCCTGGTGCAATGCCTCTTGATTATTGTTTTATGCTCAGGGAAGATTTACTGATCATAAATATTCTACCATACGTTTATCATACGTGCTAATAGGTTTCTCacaattaaaacataatttcctTGTTCCTGTGTCActcaaaaaatattgttttttggcttttttcatgttgtggcCTCATTTAACAAAGATTAAATGAGGCCACAACATAGAAAAGccattaacattaattaacattaatggCTGCCACATATGTTTGCAAAATGTGCTGTAACGTGAGGCCAAACGGATTGTTGTCTGCCTCGTTAGGTGTGTTTCCTGCACCAACTGAGCTGTTATATTTTTGCAGGTGGCAGCTCGCACGGAGACCGGAGTGAGACGGCGAACACAGGCCATGTCTCGGTCCTGCAGCAAGCGCAAGAGCAGGTTCTCCTCCCTCTGGGGTCTGGACACTAcctcaaagaaaaagacaaaagcccACCCCACTATCAACCAGGTCTGAGGTTTTTCATGCTCATACGGACAGttatttttaagtttcaaaGCAAGTAACAGAACTGTTTTGACCACACAAAgatttctttttgtcctttccTTACGCATTTATCCTCCACAATTCTACTTATGACCACTCGaccttctttttttaaccctgCAGGTCTTTGCCGATGGCGAGGAGCCAGTGAAAAAACCCGTAGATGGCATATATGTTGATCATACTAAAGAGCACAGAGTAAGGGGGAATCATTCATTATCTGGTTGCAAAAGGTCAAGCATGAGTGGGAACTTACTCAACTAAATCTTTAGCCAACATGACGTCAATTAAATATTAGCCATCTGCATATCCTGAgtaagcagcagagcagagtccCAGAGATTACAGCTATAACAGCTACTTAGGCACATTAGAGGCTGTAATTTTTCCTTCATTCCTTCTAAGCCAATGTATAGTAATGTACTAAAGTCCTTGTAAAATGTATTGCATCTGCTCTGTGGGTGTATTGATGGTAGCCATTTAAACGGGAAGTACTGGTGAGAGAGTATAGATTGGGGAATGATTAAAACGTAACAcccatttttaatcaaatcaaaagcagtaaaacatgtttacatacTAAAAATCAACCCACTCTAAAGTATCAAACTGAACAAGCCTTTTAACGTCTCTGTTCAAAGAAAAGTGAGGAGGGAATTGTGAAAAGCCTTCCACGGCCCAGCACCGAGAGTGACATCTGGGTCCCTGACCACCTCACCCCCTCCTGGGTGTGTTTGCCAAATGACCAGCCAGTGCTAACCATCATCCAACCAGGGGAGTCCGCACTGTGCGTTCTGGAAACCATCTGCAAGGTAATAGCGCCCAGTCACAAATGACCTGCCCTGACCTACGGTTCAGGTTTCACTTGTTAGCTCTATGCCTCTGTTTGACAGAGGCATAAGGATATATGCACATGAAGACCCATGCAGAGGACTTTGAAATGTCTGGCTTGTCATACCATAATTTAACGAGAGCAAAGCTAGTTTGGCTGAgtcagagagaagagggaaaaaaaatgtccaaacttTGTTTTGGAAGAATCAAATATCTCAGTGCTATGATGCTGGTTGAAcatcctttctgtctctttgccCTCCTCCCACAGGCTCACCTGCTGGATCCCACCAAGCACTACTTGCGACTCAAATTCCTTATCGAAAACCAAGTGCAATTCTACATTCCAAAACCGGAGGAGGATGTGTGCGACTTGGTATGTGACTCGCTCGAGCGTGATCCTGTTCCTCCTCCGTTGCTAGGCTGTTAAACACCATAAGTGGCCGAGTAACAGATTTAAAGAAATGTCGTTAATTGCACTGAAACGTGTGAGGCATTTTTGCGCTGGTTCCTTGCTGTCAGTAATCAACCCACCAGAATATGAGTAAGGTAGGCTGTGGTTTCATGATTTATATAActtctttttgttcttcacaGCTTTACAAAGAAATCGAGCTCTGctccaaaataacaaaagtaatCCAGTTCGACAGAGATGAATCCTGCATGATTGGTTACGGTAGGAACCTTTTAAATAATCCTGTGTTGTTTCTTTCAGATTTATGATTACTttaattgatgatgatgatatgatttttgttttcagttatgATGCTTTATTGCAGTCATTGTCAAAAATGTCATATCTGGTGCTGTTGTTTTGGGTGTTTTATAATTGCTTTTCTTTGACCAACACacaatcaggttttttttttttgttttttttttcccataccATTCCCATTTGTACTGCACAAATCcctctgatgtgtttttatataagagtccccccttctctctcgcctcctcctctcgcctctctgtctctccttctcctcctcctcctcctccaggtttctccatttcagtggtggaggaggacGGAGTACAGCAGCTCTACATCACCGATGTGAAGGCGGGTGGATTAGCCTTCGCCAAAGGTGCATTACCCTTCATTTCCTTTAAATGAACTCCCTTCAAAGGCACGCGATCTGTGTCTATGCATCGATGTGTtactgcaagagaaaaaaaaaaataagaatatggGCTGCATTAGCCACTCTTTAcatgtgttttcaaaacatagcaaaaaatttttttacagtttctctTAAGAAGTGCATTGCCGCATGTTTATTCAATAGGTGGGGAAGATTTCAGAGAACACAGCACTTCTCAAGGGCATTTATTGCTATAATCACAACCACACTGCCTCTCACTGGCCTTTGTGGAGGGTGATGCTGAATACGACAACTCACTGCAGCCTGTTCACATTGGTACCCATGCTACAAAGTTAGACTGCAGAAGACAGTGAGATACTTGCACTGTCGCAGTGGCTGACGTAGGGCACAGAGAGGTGGGTCATTGTCGTGGGTCTGAAGggcaaagaaaatataaaaggaTCTGCAACTAAGGGTGTCCAAAGTtgagttgtttgttttggtttcttaCAATAATGTCATCTCATTATCTTCACTGGGAGTTTAATGGTCAGTTAATCAACACTGAAAATGGGATTGATGTTGTTACCACCTCATATTAGGGGAAATAGAAAAACGTTTGCGTAGCGCACGGAGGCGTGACAGGCCTAGATTGAATCAAAGCTGACGGTGTCCCCACTCTGCAGGCCTAAACGCAGGGGATGAAATACTTCAGCTGAACGGAAAGGACTCTCACAGTCTCAACTTCTCCGACATGAAGGCGGCGTTCTCTCAAGCGTCGCTGGCTTTGACGGTCAACACCCTGCCTTCTGTGGACCGCCGTCAGCTGTGCTACGTGCCGCCGCGCCGCTCAGATGCAGAGGAGGATCTCTACACGGACATCTTCTCCCAGAGTCAAGGTGAGCCCGACATGCAAATACACTCCCATCTTCATCTTTTGTTTACCTAACTACACCCAGTTAAAGCTGCCGTGGGCAACTCGACTCATTCACAGATGCAACTTAGCTGAGttttctgaaaagttttttACGTCAAAACCCCAGTTCCCAGAAATCATGTGTAGTGTATTGACACCCTCGGTTTCTCACTGTATGGTCAGGTTTACCGAACCAGCTGGCCTGTAATCACTTTATACCAAATGATACTTAATGGACCAGAAAGGCAAAATGAGACAGATCTCAAgctcagatttttcttttcttatgaGAAGAAAAGATTCTTGCCAGAGTCCTTAAGGACATCGGTTTCCTTTATGCAAACACGGTGAATCTACAGGGTCTTAATTAGGGAGGATGAGAGGCTCAGCCATGTGTCACATCCCCATTTTGTGGATGAGACGGATAAAGTCAGCatgtttttacataaaatctTAAATCCTCATAAAAATGACAAGGCAAGGACAGTATTTCTTAATGTACTTTTGCAGTgcttacaaaaacacattcatctcatttgaagaaaaaaaaaaaaaaatcctgtagcGCTTCACGAAGCTCTTACCTGACCGTTTTGCTTGTTGCAGAGGAGATCCTGGACGACGGGGTGGGACTGTTGCTGGAGAGCTCAGGAGACAGCCTGGACGATGACTCTGAGATCTTCAGTGAGTTC is a window encoding:
- the tiam1b gene encoding LOW QUALITY PROTEIN: T-lymphoma invasion and metastasis-inducing protein 1 (The sequence of the model RefSeq protein was modified relative to this genomic sequence to represent the inferred CDS: substituted 1 base at 1 genomic stop codon); the encoded protein is MGNVESQNGDHGLYGNERGYLSRKHMSRSLRISNKQSRRSRHASSGKIEHRNSETSTRSSSTPSIPQSLADNGLEPFNETNILPDFGSPIWVDRVAMNLRPVSFHNDLTNPSVHMNTMHITLPGPTAEEVQDEDVYTGEVTYLQKTRDGTKETLSFKKKRSKSADMWRDDSLEFSLSDLSQEHLTSTEEIIDPANERAFTDCEGHLQSSPTDSTDRANSLDELYSQKGSARRQPHGRYAKWHDANRAIREGEDDKMLSPSEEDGNAYGAFTLPCRRSHCLSEGLSSQQAAMCASMQGRRAQTIQDVTAGEGSEYEDSGIDGVTVEAEHQSRRYKTMSASFSVCSAHGRSMFAGSDSGSSSGGGASECVQGVYENFRQELEMSSCQTESLEEAGSALSDEQSNMSSAYQSDPLLSVAQGMVRKAGRLAVKNFLVHKKNKKVESATRRKWKSYWVSLKGCTLFFYETDGRSGIDNNSIPKHAIWVENSIVQAVPEHPKKDFVFCLSNSLGDAFLFQTCSQTELENWITAIHSACATAVARQHHREDTVRLLRAEIKKLEQKIDMDEKMKKMGDMQLSAVTDTKKRKTILDQIFLWEQNLEQFHMDLFRFRCYLASLQGGELPNPKRLLAFASRPTKLAMGRLGIFSVSSFHALVAARTETGVRRRTQAMSRSCSKRKSRFSSLWGLDTTSKKKTKAHPTINQVFADGEEPVKKPVDGIYVDHTKEHRKSEEGIVKSLPRPSTESDIWVPDHLTPSWVCLPNDQPVLTIIQPGESALCVLETICKAHLLDPTKHYLRLKFLIENQVQFYIPKPEEDVCDLLYKEIELCSKITKVIQFDRDESCMIGYGFSISVVEEDGVQQLYITDVKAGGLAFAKGLNAGDEILQLNGKDSHSLNFSDMKAAFSQASLALTVNTLPSVDRRQLCYVPPRRSDAEEDLYTDIFSQSQEEILDDGVGLLLESSGDSLDDDSEIFSEFDECRKSTEQVAAFCRSLHDMNPAECVSSSPSPDSPFPPPATPRQLSDADKLRKVICELVETERTYVKDLNCLIGRYLTPLQKETFLTQDELDVLFGNLPEMVEFQVEFLKTLEDGTRLVPDLEKLEKVDQFKKILFSLGGSFLYYADRFKIYSAFCAGHTKVPKVLVKAKTDPHFKAFLDERNPKQQHSSTLESYLIKPIQRVLKYPLLLKELYSLTDPDSEEHYHLDVAMKAMNKVASHINEMQKIHEEFGAVFDQLITEQSGEKKEVADLSMGDLLLHTSVTWINPPASLGKWKKEPQMATFVFKTAVVFVCKDGSKHKKKMGGSHRVSVSSDEKDPFRFRHMIPTDALQVRSLTNTDGEGSAVCEIVHTKSESEGRPERTFQLCCSSPESRKDFLKTVHSILREKHRRQLLKTESLPLNQQYVPFGGKRLCALKGARPTINRAGKCPSVAAVTLQLRVAQFXVCSFLPDTDRMLWCSQQQQQQQQQQQQQQQQQQQQQQQQQQQQSELAGDTDRWVEEQFDLEEYEDQEEVKETDILSDDDEFCQTPRAPSAEANLEAPVMALSLEGEETDECESLKSPAVRETQDVKQVNTDKQSTVNNDNTENRKQTEKDEIWVRREQSGSSPDSGT